A genomic stretch from Pontibacter liquoris includes:
- a CDS encoding glycosyltransferase encodes MSRLPLVSVICLCYNHERFLVEALDSVLAQTYPNLEIIVVDDCSTDNSVAIIKQYRQQHPHIRFISTGHNRGNCAAFNMGWHASKGAFLIDFATDDVLLPDRVAQQVAAFQALDHSYAVVYSDAEYISERGEPLYLHSHKYKAAPDGDVFAEVLQRYFICPPTMMMRRTVLEELGGYDEALAYEDFDFWVRSARRYNYYYLPAVTTRRRLHGRSLSRSWYAPGNRLLASTVTVCEKAAALVQTPREHSAFKIRLLYEVRHAYLTDNFEEAARLFSLLSRQGNIPISYRLMEQLNRARFSLHFFRKWYFMLRYL; translated from the coding sequence ATGAGCCGGCTGCCTCTAGTTTCTGTTATCTGCCTGTGTTACAACCATGAACGCTTCCTGGTCGAGGCGCTCGATTCCGTTCTGGCCCAGACCTACCCCAACCTCGAAATAATTGTGGTAGACGACTGCAGCACCGATAACAGCGTTGCAATCATCAAGCAATACCGGCAGCAGCATCCGCACATTAGGTTTATTAGCACCGGGCATAACCGCGGCAACTGCGCGGCCTTTAACATGGGCTGGCATGCCAGCAAAGGCGCGTTTCTAATCGATTTTGCTACCGACGATGTGCTGCTGCCCGACCGTGTGGCCCAACAGGTAGCTGCTTTCCAGGCGCTGGATCATAGCTATGCGGTTGTGTATTCTGATGCGGAATATATCAGCGAGCGCGGGGAGCCGTTATACCTGCACAGCCACAAGTATAAAGCAGCTCCGGATGGCGATGTGTTTGCCGAAGTGCTCCAGCGTTACTTTATCTGCCCGCCAACCATGATGATGCGCCGGACGGTGCTGGAAGAACTGGGGGGGTACGATGAAGCGCTGGCTTACGAGGATTTTGATTTCTGGGTACGGTCGGCCCGCAGGTATAACTATTATTATTTACCTGCAGTAACTACCCGACGACGGCTGCATGGCCGTTCCCTTTCCAGAAGCTGGTATGCGCCGGGCAACAGACTGCTGGCTTCCACGGTTACTGTTTGCGAAAAAGCCGCCGCCCTGGTGCAGACGCCCCGGGAGCATTCTGCCTTTAAAATCAGGTTGTTATATGAAGTCAGGCATGCCTACCTGACGGATAACTTTGAAGAAGCGGCCCGGCTCTTTTCTCTGCTATCCCGCCAGGGGAATATCCCAATAAGCTACCGGCTGATGGAGCAATTAAACAGGGCCCGTTTTAGCCTGCATTTTTTCCGGAAATGGTATTTTATGC
- a CDS encoding DegT/DnrJ/EryC1/StrS family aminotransferase translates to MPLLPYFAFRDYPAGLEAQLMQAVTDTVSSKRYILGAHLEGFEQEFARYLGMAAAIGVGNGYDALVIALKAVGVGPGDEVVVPAHTFVATLNAVLQVGARPVLADPDKATNNLTAASAGKYITSRTKAILPVHLYGQVCQMQELQQLAQEHNLLLIEDAAQAHGAKYKNQLAGTFGHAAAFSFYPTKNLGALGDGGAVVTNSPALADFARRYRNYGESRKYQSELIGINSRLDELQAAVLRVKLPQLDVLNAERQRLAQVYLQALQGTGDLILPVTAPDCSHVYHIFSIRTEFRDQLQAWLQQQGIATAVHYPVPVHLQPAYRFLKYKPGDFPVAEELATTSLSLPLFPGLAQTEQQAVIQCITQFFN, encoded by the coding sequence ACTTAGAAGGGTTTGAGCAGGAATTTGCGCGGTATCTAGGTATGGCAGCTGCCATCGGAGTAGGCAACGGCTACGATGCCCTGGTCATAGCCTTAAAAGCCGTGGGCGTTGGCCCGGGCGATGAGGTCGTGGTGCCGGCTCATACGTTTGTGGCTACCCTCAACGCGGTGCTGCAGGTAGGAGCCAGGCCGGTGCTGGCCGACCCTGATAAAGCAACTAATAACCTCACAGCCGCCTCTGCAGGCAAATACATTACCTCCCGGACAAAAGCAATTTTGCCGGTGCACCTTTACGGGCAGGTATGCCAGATGCAGGAGCTGCAGCAACTGGCCCAAGAGCACAACCTGCTGTTGATCGAGGATGCCGCACAGGCACATGGCGCAAAGTATAAAAATCAGCTGGCGGGCACCTTTGGCCACGCAGCGGCTTTCAGCTTTTACCCCACCAAAAACCTGGGTGCCCTGGGCGATGGCGGCGCTGTGGTTACCAACAGCCCGGCGCTTGCTGATTTTGCCCGCCGGTACAGGAACTATGGTGAAAGCCGGAAGTATCAATCAGAACTCATCGGCATCAACTCGCGGCTGGATGAGCTGCAGGCGGCCGTGCTGCGGGTAAAGCTACCGCAGCTCGACGTACTCAACGCTGAGCGGCAGCGGCTGGCGCAGGTATACCTGCAGGCGTTGCAGGGAACAGGTGACCTTATACTTCCGGTTACAGCGCCGGACTGCAGCCATGTATACCACATCTTCAGCATCCGCACCGAATTTAGAGATCAGTTGCAGGCCTGGCTCCAACAACAGGGCATTGCGACGGCGGTGCATTACCCTGTGCCGGTTCACCTGCAGCCTGCTTACCGTTTCCTGAAGTATAAACCCGGCGATTTTCCGGTGGCGGAGGAACTGGCCACAACGAGCCTGAGCCTGCCGCTTTTTCCAGGGCTGGCACAGACAGAGCAGCAGGCGGTGATACAATGTATAACGCAGTTTTTTAACTAA